The following DNA comes from Arcobacter cloacae.
TCAACCAATGCAACACCAATTAACTTATCATCTTTCATATATAAAAACTCTTTTGCATAATTTTCAGTTGCATCAATATAAGATTTTATATAATCTTCTGCTTCTATTGGAGTATAAGGCCAATCTTTTTTTTCATTCATAAATCTATGATATTTATCATACAAATTTAAATGTTCAGTGGTCAAAGATGGTGGTCTTATATAAAGTTTAGTATCTTTATTTTTTGAAATTACTCTTTTTTCAGATTTTGAAAATTTATAATTCTTTACATCAATTCTTATAGAAACACATTTATTACAAGTTTTACACTCAGGTACAAAATGCATTCTACCAAATCTTCTCCATCCGCGTTCTAACAACTCTTGATATTGTGGAGTTGAACAAGAGTAAATATATTTGTATCTAATATCAGATATATTTTCTTCAAAATAAGAGCAACTTCTATTCTCTTCAAAAAATTCAATATCTTGATGTAAAATATGCATATTTATTCGTTTATTTTTTCTTTTATCTCTTTTGCAATAGAAGAGATTCTTTTGATTTTTTCGCTATTTGATAGACTATCATCAATTATATGTTTAACAAATGCACTTCCAACAATAACTCCATCAACACCTATAATTTTTTCTTTACAAGTATTCTCATCAACTCCAAAACCTATATAAAGTGGTGTGTTAGAATATTTTCTCACATTTTGTATAATCTGAGATAAATCCTCTTTTTGTCCACTTCCAGTAATTCCAGCATAAGCAACCATATAAATAAATTTTTGTGCATTTGTAGCAATTTGTTTAATTCTTTCTTCACTATCAGTTGGAGCAACAAAACAGATATTTGTTTTATTATATTTTTCAAATAACGGTTCGAAGTTTTGAGCCATTTCATAAGGTAAATCAGGAATGATTGTACCGCTTATTCCAAATTCATCTGCTTTTTGTAAAAATTTCTCTATTCCAAAATGATAAAAGGGATTCATATAACCCATCCATAAAGTATCAATATCTTTTCCTATTTTTGAAGAAACTTCAAATAAATCTTTTAATTTAAATCCATTATTTAATGCTATTAAATTTGCTTTTTCAATAACAGGACCATCTGCAACAGGGTCTGAAAAAGGAATTCCAAGCTCTAATATATCAACACCTGCTTCTTTCATACTATATGCTAAATCAACTGTAAAATCATTATTTGGAAGAGATGATGTAATATAACCTACTAATTTTTTCAAAATATTAATCCTATTTTTAAGAGTTTTAATTATTTTATCTAAAATCTTCTTTTAAATCATTAATAGGATATAATCTTAATAAATATTGAAAATTTTATTACTTTATATATGGGAGAAATTATTATGAGTATTATAAAAAATGATTTTGAAAAAATGAATATCTCTAAAATTAAAAAAGCTAAAAATAATAAAAAACTAACAGTTATTACAGCCTATGATGCACTTTTTGCAAAACTTTTTGAAGAGATAGCTGATATGATACTTGTAGGTGATAGTTTAAATATGAGTTTTGCAGGTCGTCCTGATACTCTTTCAGCAACATTAGAACAAATGATTTATCATACAAATGCTGTTTGTACTGGCGCACCAAGAGCTTTTGTAATTTTAGATATGCCTTTTGGAACTTACATAAATAAAGATATTGCTCTTACAAATGCTGTAAAAGTCTATTCACAAACAAATGCAGCTGCGATTAAAATAGAAGGGGGAGAAGATAAAGCTGATATAATCAAACATTTAACTTCAAACTCTATTGCTGTTATGGGTCATATTGGACTAATGCCTCAATATGTAAGAAGTGAAGGTGGATACAAAGTTAGAGGAAAAACAAAAGAGGATGAAGAACAGCTTATTCGTGATGCAATTGCAGTTGAAAAAGCTGGAGCTTTTGCTATTGTTGTAGAAGGGGTTATGAGTGATGTTGCAAAAAAAATCACTGAAGCTGTAAATATCCCTATTATTGGAATTGGAGCTGGAAATGTAACTGATGGTCAAGTTTTAGTTTGGTCAGATATGTTAGGATTTTTTGAAGAGTTTAAACCAAAATTTGTAAGACACTATTTAAATGGTGCAAAACTTGTAAAAGAAGCTGTAAATCAATATAGAAGTGATGTACAAGACTCTAGTTTTCCTGCAAAAGAGGAAGAGTATTAATGGAGCGATTAGTAGAAGTTGAATCTGTATCTTTTGAAGAAGATAATAATGAAGTAAGTTTAAGACCTTCAAATTGGGATGATTATATAGGACAAGAAAAAATCAAAAAAAATTTAAGAGTTTTTATTGATGCTTCTAAAAAAAGAAAAGAAGCTCTTGACCACATTTTATTTTATGGACCTCCTGGACTTGGGAAAACTACTTTATCATATCTTATCTCAAATGAAATGAATACAAATATAAAAGTAACAGCTGGTCCTATGATAGAAAAAAGTGGAGATTTAGCTGCAATTTTGACAAATCTTGAAGAGGGAGATATTTTATTTATTGATGAAATTCATAGACTTTCTCCTGCTGTTGAAGAAATTTTATATCCTGCTATGGAAGATTATAGATTAGATATTATAATTGGTTCAGGACCAGCTGCTCAAACTGTAAAAATTGATTTACCAAGATTTACTCTAATTGGAGCAACTACACGTGCAGGAATGCTTTCAAATCCTCTAAGAGAGAGATTTGGTATGCACTTTAGAATGCAATTTTATACACATGAAGAGTTAGCAAAAATTATTCAAAAAGCTGCAGTTAAACTTGGTAAAAGTTGTGAAGATGATGCTGCTTTAGAAATTTCAAAAAGAAGTCGTGGAACACCAAGGGTTGCACTAAGATTACTAAGAC
Coding sequences within:
- a CDS encoding arginyltransferase, whose protein sequence is MHILHQDIEFFEENRSCSYFEENISDIRYKYIYSCSTPQYQELLERGWRRFGRMHFVPECKTCNKCVSIRIDVKNYKFSKSEKRVISKNKDTKLYIRPPSLTTEHLNLYDKYHRFMNEKKDWPYTPIEAEDYIKSYIDATENYAKEFLYMKDDKLIGVALVDILPKSISAIYCYYDHDYSDLSIGKFSILAQIKIAKELNIPYIYLGYWIKDHFSMGYKEAYSPFETLENRATLNETPIWKNHEL
- the trpA gene encoding tryptophan synthase subunit alpha, translated to MKKLVGYITSSLPNNDFTVDLAYSMKEAGVDILELGIPFSDPVADGPVIEKANLIALNNGFKLKDLFEVSSKIGKDIDTLWMGYMNPFYHFGIEKFLQKADEFGISGTIIPDLPYEMAQNFEPLFEKYNKTNICFVAPTDSEERIKQIATNAQKFIYMVAYAGITGSGQKEDLSQIIQNVRKYSNTPLYIGFGVDENTCKEKIIGVDGVIVGSAFVKHIIDDSLSNSEKIKRISSIAKEIKEKINE
- the panB gene encoding 3-methyl-2-oxobutanoate hydroxymethyltransferase — its product is MSIIKNDFEKMNISKIKKAKNNKKLTVITAYDALFAKLFEEIADMILVGDSLNMSFAGRPDTLSATLEQMIYHTNAVCTGAPRAFVILDMPFGTYINKDIALTNAVKVYSQTNAAAIKIEGGEDKADIIKHLTSNSIAVMGHIGLMPQYVRSEGGYKVRGKTKEDEEQLIRDAIAVEKAGAFAIVVEGVMSDVAKKITEAVNIPIIGIGAGNVTDGQVLVWSDMLGFFEEFKPKFVRHYLNGAKLVKEAVNQYRSDVQDSSFPAKEEEY
- the ruvB gene encoding Holliday junction branch migration DNA helicase RuvB, with product MERLVEVESVSFEEDNNEVSLRPSNWDDYIGQEKIKKNLRVFIDASKKRKEALDHILFYGPPGLGKTTLSYLISNEMNTNIKVTAGPMIEKSGDLAAILTNLEEGDILFIDEIHRLSPAVEEILYPAMEDYRLDIIIGSGPAAQTVKIDLPRFTLIGATTRAGMLSNPLRERFGMHFRMQFYTHEELAKIIQKAAVKLGKSCEDDAALEISKRSRGTPRVALRLLRRVRDFSEVENEKYIHIKRCRYALDELGVNESGFDEMDINLLELLISNRGKPMGLSTIAAALSEDEGTIEDAIEPYLLANGYIERTARGRVASVKTYEMFRLSYPQSMKLDDETKQGKLF